A region of Pseudarthrobacter sp. NIBRBAC000502770 DNA encodes the following proteins:
- the thiD gene encoding bifunctional hydroxymethylpyrimidine kinase/phosphomethylpyrimidine kinase produces the protein MPLPASSATSTGLPTGREVPRVLSIAGSDPSGGAGIQADLKSISAHGGYGMAAITALTAQNTCGVQAVHVPPAAFLAQQLDAVSDDISIDAVKIGMLGDEAVIRTVRHWLEKVRPAVVVLDPVMVATSGDRLLTESAEAALRDLLPLAHLITPNLPELAMLVGADPADSWAAALEQGRRLADATGATILVKGGHLAGADCPDALVNTAGLLPGEVVEVQGNRIDTRNSHGTGCSLSSAMATVQARLGDWEASLRTVKPWLAGALEKAEQLEVGRGNGPVHHFHHVRPALAEGAFAARLWTEAQHDLADIYALDFIHGLAAGDLAEKDFAYYLAQDALYLNGYSRVLARASALAPSEGEQLFWAGSSQQCLEVESELHRSWLSTRPAQGGLGPVTKAYVDHLTAASASGSYAVLAAAVLPCFWLYAEVGEKLHARFLASGEPGGHAYAAWLRTYADEGFAEATRRAIAIVDAAGRRASDHERAAMVTAFKQSCRLEVEFFDAPRLHS, from the coding sequence CACCGGGCTGCCAACCGGCCGGGAAGTCCCGCGGGTCCTGTCCATCGCCGGCTCCGACCCGTCCGGGGGCGCAGGCATCCAGGCCGACCTGAAAAGCATTTCCGCCCACGGCGGTTACGGCATGGCTGCCATCACGGCGCTGACGGCGCAGAACACGTGCGGTGTACAGGCAGTCCACGTTCCTCCCGCAGCCTTCCTGGCACAGCAGCTGGACGCGGTCAGCGATGATATCTCCATTGACGCCGTCAAGATCGGCATGCTGGGGGACGAGGCCGTGATCCGCACTGTCCGGCACTGGCTGGAGAAGGTCCGTCCCGCCGTCGTTGTCCTGGACCCGGTGATGGTGGCCACCAGCGGCGACCGGCTGCTGACAGAGTCCGCCGAGGCCGCCCTCCGGGACCTCTTGCCCCTGGCCCACCTCATTACCCCCAACCTGCCGGAGCTTGCCATGCTGGTGGGCGCGGATCCAGCAGACAGCTGGGCGGCAGCGCTGGAGCAGGGGAGGCGCCTGGCGGATGCCACCGGCGCCACCATCCTTGTCAAGGGCGGGCACCTGGCGGGTGCGGACTGCCCGGATGCGCTGGTCAATACGGCGGGCCTCCTGCCAGGGGAAGTGGTGGAGGTGCAGGGAAACCGCATCGACACGCGCAACAGCCACGGCACCGGCTGTTCCCTGTCCTCCGCGATGGCCACCGTCCAGGCACGCCTTGGCGACTGGGAGGCATCGCTCCGAACGGTCAAGCCATGGCTGGCCGGCGCCCTTGAGAAGGCGGAGCAGCTTGAAGTGGGCCGGGGAAACGGACCCGTGCACCATTTCCACCATGTGCGGCCGGCCCTCGCGGAAGGCGCTTTCGCTGCCCGGCTGTGGACGGAAGCCCAGCATGACCTGGCGGACATCTACGCCCTGGACTTCATCCACGGCCTGGCCGCCGGGGACCTGGCCGAGAAGGACTTCGCCTACTACCTGGCGCAGGATGCCCTGTACCTGAACGGCTACTCCCGGGTCCTTGCCCGGGCGAGTGCCCTGGCCCCGTCAGAAGGGGAGCAGCTGTTCTGGGCCGGATCATCGCAGCAGTGCCTGGAAGTGGAGTCGGAGCTGCACCGCTCGTGGCTCAGCACCCGCCCCGCCCAGGGCGGACTTGGCCCCGTCACCAAGGCCTACGTGGACCACCTCACCGCAGCATCGGCGTCGGGAAGCTACGCCGTCCTGGCCGCCGCCGTCCTCCCCTGCTTCTGGCTTTACGCCGAAGTCGGGGAAAAGCTGCACGCCAGGTTCCTTGCCTCGGGAGAGCCGGGCGGCCACGCCTACGCAGCCTGGCTCCGGACCTACGCGGACGAGGGCTTCGCCGAGGCCACCCGCCGGGCCATCGCCATCGTGGACGCAGCAGGACGGAGGGCCTCCGACCACGAACGCGCGGCGATGGTGACTGCGTTCAAGCAGTCCTGCCGCCTGGAAGTGGAATTCTTCGACGCGCCGAGGTTGCATTCCTGA
- the rplU gene encoding 50S ribosomal protein L21 gives MVYAIVRAGGRQEKVSVGDFVTLNRVAGGAGSTIELPALLLVDGDKVTSAAADLAKVTVTAEILQDLRGPKIVIQKFKNKTGYKKRQGHRQELTKVKITGIK, from the coding sequence GTGGTGTACGCGATTGTCCGCGCAGGCGGCCGCCAAGAGAAGGTTTCCGTTGGAGACTTCGTTACCCTGAACCGCGTCGCCGGTGGAGCCGGCAGCACCATTGAGCTGCCCGCACTGCTCCTGGTTGATGGTGACAAGGTCACCTCTGCCGCCGCTGACCTGGCCAAGGTAACTGTTACGGCTGAAATCCTCCAGGACCTGCGTGGTCCTAAGATTGTCATCCAGAAGTTCAAGAACAAGACCGGCTACAAGAAGCGCCAGGGTCACCGCCAGGAACTGACCAAGGTCAAGATCACCGGCATCAAGTAA
- the rpmA gene encoding 50S ribosomal protein L27, with protein MAHKKGASSTRNGRDSNAQYLGVKRFGGQVVSAGEIIVRQRGTHFHPGAGVGRGGDDTLFALTPGAVEFGTRRGRRVVNIVAAAAAE; from the coding sequence ATGGCACATAAAAAGGGCGCGAGCTCCACTCGCAACGGTCGCGATTCCAACGCTCAGTACCTCGGCGTCAAGCGCTTCGGCGGCCAGGTTGTTTCCGCCGGCGAGATCATCGTCCGCCAGCGTGGCACCCACTTCCACCCCGGCGCCGGCGTTGGCCGTGGCGGTGACGACACCCTGTTCGCACTGACCCCGGGCGCCGTTGAATTCGGCACCCGCCGCGGTCGTCGCGTAGTCAACATCGTTGCTGCTGCAGCTGCAGAGTAA
- the obgE gene encoding GTPase ObgE, with the protein MASFVDRVVLHVSGGTGGHGCVSVHREKFKPLGGPDGGNGGNGGDVILRVDHQTTTLLDYHHAPHRHASNGGPGMGDWRGGKNGETLILPVPDGTVVKTKDGEVLADLVGEGAEFVAAAGGLGGLGNAALSSQKRRAPGFALLGIEGDSRDIVLELKSIADIALVGFPSAGKSSLIAAMSAARPKIADYPFTTLVPNLGVVQAGDVRFTIADVPGLIEGASEGRGLGHNFLRHVERCAALVHVLDCGTLESDRDPLTDLAIIEGELEKYAVDMSYAGQDGEVVPLNHRPRLVALNKVDLPDGKDMAEFVRPELESRGYRVFEVSATSHEGLRQLGFAMAEIVKAARDAVAAAPPKVQPAVLRPRAVNEAGFKIRREEKNLEPLFRVLGEKPVRWVKQTDFTNEEAIGYLADRLARLGVETELFKQGAKPGDTVVIGEDDGVVFDWEPTMMAGAELLASPRGTDVRFADIGDRPTRSQKREEQQERRDAKAAARAELEAERKAGIWTESVSGRRAAQPVKESGLEADDDL; encoded by the coding sequence GTGGCCAGCTTTGTAGACCGGGTAGTACTGCATGTATCCGGCGGAACCGGCGGCCATGGTTGCGTCTCCGTCCACCGCGAGAAGTTCAAGCCACTCGGCGGTCCCGACGGCGGGAACGGCGGCAACGGCGGCGACGTGATCCTGCGCGTGGACCACCAGACCACTACGCTCCTCGACTACCACCACGCACCGCACCGGCACGCGAGCAACGGCGGTCCCGGCATGGGCGACTGGCGCGGCGGCAAGAACGGCGAGACCCTGATCCTCCCCGTTCCGGACGGCACGGTGGTCAAGACCAAGGACGGCGAAGTCCTGGCCGACCTCGTGGGGGAAGGCGCCGAGTTCGTGGCAGCCGCCGGCGGCCTGGGCGGCCTCGGCAACGCTGCCCTGTCCTCACAGAAGCGCCGTGCCCCCGGCTTCGCGCTGCTCGGCATCGAGGGGGATTCCCGGGACATCGTCCTGGAACTCAAGAGCATTGCCGACATCGCGCTGGTGGGCTTCCCGTCAGCGGGCAAGTCCAGCTTGATTGCAGCCATGTCCGCCGCCCGGCCTAAGATCGCCGACTACCCGTTCACCACCCTGGTTCCCAACCTCGGCGTGGTGCAGGCCGGCGACGTACGTTTCACCATCGCCGACGTCCCCGGCCTCATCGAGGGCGCCAGTGAGGGGCGGGGCCTGGGCCACAACTTCCTCCGCCACGTCGAGCGCTGTGCGGCCCTGGTCCACGTGCTGGACTGCGGCACCCTTGAATCGGACCGGGACCCGCTCACGGACCTCGCCATCATCGAGGGTGAGCTGGAGAAGTACGCCGTCGACATGAGCTATGCCGGCCAGGACGGTGAAGTGGTTCCCCTGAACCACCGCCCACGGCTGGTCGCGCTGAACAAGGTGGACCTGCCCGACGGCAAGGACATGGCGGAATTCGTGCGTCCGGAACTCGAGTCGCGCGGCTACCGTGTGTTCGAAGTATCCGCCACCAGCCATGAGGGCCTGCGCCAGCTCGGTTTCGCCATGGCGGAGATCGTCAAGGCAGCCCGGGATGCGGTGGCTGCCGCACCGCCCAAGGTGCAGCCCGCGGTGCTGCGGCCGCGTGCAGTCAACGAAGCCGGGTTCAAGATCCGCCGCGAGGAAAAGAACCTGGAACCGCTGTTCCGCGTCCTGGGCGAAAAGCCCGTGCGCTGGGTCAAGCAGACCGACTTCACCAACGAAGAGGCCATCGGCTACCTGGCGGACCGGCTCGCCCGGCTCGGTGTTGAAACCGAACTGTTCAAGCAGGGCGCCAAGCCCGGTGACACCGTGGTCATTGGCGAGGACGACGGCGTGGTGTTCGACTGGGAGCCCACCATGATGGCAGGGGCTGAGCTCCTGGCGTCGCCGCGCGGCACCGACGTCCGGTTCGCCGATATCGGCGACCGCCCCACCCGCAGCCAGAAGCGCGAAGAGCAGCAGGAGCGCCGCGACGCCAAGGCTGCCGCCCGGGCGGAGCTCGAGGCAGAGCGGAAAGCCGGGATCTGGACCGAGTCCGTCAGCGGCCGCCGTGCCGCCCAGCCCGTCAAGGAAAGCGGACTGGAAGCGGACGATGACCTCTAG